A section of the Streptomyces sp. V3I8 genome encodes:
- a CDS encoding HemK2/MTQ2 family protein methyltransferase, whose translation MAFLVDPTRRPGPVLAPPGVYAPQADTYLLARALHREEPAPGTDVLDLGTGTGTLAICAARRGARVTAVDIAWRAVLTARLNALRARQRLTVHRGDLLQPVRGRSFDLVISNPPYVPTPPSEPATGRGRERAWNAGHDGRVVLDRICAEAPQVLRPGGVLLIAQSGLSGTEETLERLADSGLRATVSDRAYIPFGPVLRSRLPWLRESGRIAPREENEELVIVRAQRD comes from the coding sequence ATGGCTTTTCTCGTCGACCCGACACGCCGGCCCGGACCCGTGCTGGCGCCGCCGGGTGTCTACGCGCCGCAGGCCGACACCTACCTTCTGGCGCGGGCCCTGCACCGTGAGGAACCCGCCCCCGGCACGGACGTCCTCGACCTCGGCACCGGCACCGGGACACTGGCGATCTGCGCGGCCCGCAGGGGTGCCCGCGTCACGGCGGTCGACATCGCCTGGCGGGCCGTGCTCACCGCCCGGCTGAACGCCCTGCGGGCCCGTCAGCGCCTCACGGTGCACCGCGGTGACCTCCTCCAGCCGGTCCGGGGGCGCTCCTTCGACCTGGTCATCAGCAATCCGCCGTACGTGCCCACACCGCCCTCGGAGCCGGCGACCGGCCGCGGCCGCGAGCGGGCCTGGAACGCCGGGCACGACGGGCGCGTGGTCCTGGACCGCATCTGCGCCGAGGCGCCGCAGGTCCTGCGGCCCGGCGGCGTCCTGCTCATCGCCCAGTCGGGGCTCAGCGGCACCGAGGAGACGCTGGAGCGCCTGGCCGACTCGGGTCTGCGGGCCACGGTGAGCGACCGGGCGTACATCCCGTTCGGGCCCGTACTGCGCTCCCGGCTGCCGTGGCTCAGGGAGTCCGGCCGGATCGCGCCGCGTGAGGAGAACGAGGAACTGGTGATCGTCCGGGCGCAGCGCGACTGA
- a CDS encoding ROK family transcriptional regulator encodes MRSTPRTEAFPAHTPAAAQIFTTVLSHGPLTRSDMAGRAGLSAAAVTKAVRPLIEAGYLVEEAGDEARPSLGRPANPVRVDGGRALFIGVKVTGDEIIAVLTDLCCRIRVARHVPLRARAPQPVLTALADLVQELLAEADGFGVQVQGIGVAVSGDVDRAAGEVRLSPFLEWRDLPLAELVGMTTGLPVTVDNDVRALTVAEQWFGAGVGLSDFAVVTVGAGIGCGLVVHGKVVSGAHGVAGEIGHVVIDPAGPPCHCGNRGCAEAIAADPAIVTAVREATGLPVADAAQAVDLARHGDPGARAVYARAGDAIGRAIATVANLMGPERVIISGEGLAAYDLFAEQIRDAFAASAFGTAARCDLLTRPLPFDEWARGAAATAIQSFIGGPVRGTG; translated from the coding sequence ATGCGCTCGACTCCTCGCACCGAGGCGTTCCCGGCCCACACGCCGGCCGCTGCCCAGATCTTCACGACCGTGCTCTCCCACGGCCCGCTCACCCGGTCCGACATGGCCGGCCGGGCCGGGCTGTCGGCGGCCGCCGTCACCAAGGCGGTCCGGCCGCTGATCGAGGCCGGCTACCTGGTGGAGGAGGCCGGGGACGAGGCCCGTCCCTCGCTGGGGCGGCCCGCCAACCCGGTGCGGGTCGACGGCGGACGAGCCCTGTTCATCGGCGTCAAGGTGACCGGCGACGAGATCATCGCCGTGCTGACGGACCTGTGCTGCCGGATCCGGGTCGCCCGGCATGTGCCCCTGCGGGCCCGAGCGCCGCAGCCCGTGCTGACCGCCCTGGCCGACCTCGTGCAGGAACTGCTCGCGGAGGCCGACGGGTTCGGTGTCCAGGTCCAGGGGATCGGCGTCGCCGTCTCCGGTGACGTGGACCGGGCGGCGGGGGAGGTCCGCCTCTCGCCCTTCCTGGAGTGGCGCGACCTGCCTCTCGCGGAGCTCGTGGGGATGACGACCGGGCTGCCGGTCACCGTGGACAACGACGTCCGGGCCCTGACCGTCGCCGAGCAGTGGTTCGGCGCGGGTGTCGGCCTCTCCGACTTCGCCGTCGTCACGGTCGGCGCGGGCATCGGCTGCGGCCTGGTCGTGCACGGCAAGGTCGTCTCGGGAGCGCACGGCGTGGCCGGCGAGATCGGGCACGTGGTCATCGACCCCGCGGGCCCGCCCTGCCACTGCGGGAACCGCGGCTGCGCCGAGGCCATCGCCGCCGACCCCGCGATCGTCACCGCCGTGCGTGAGGCGACGGGCCTCCCGGTGGCCGACGCGGCACAGGCCGTGGACCTGGCCCGCCACGGCGACCCCGGCGCGCGGGCGGTCTACGCGCGGGCCGGCGACGCGATCGGCCGGGCCATCGCGACCGTGGCCAACCTCATGGGCCCCGAACGCGTGATCATCTCCGGCGAGGGTCTGGCGGCGTACGACCTGTTCGCCGAGCAGATCCGCGACGCCTTCGCCGCCTCCGCCTTCGGCACCGCCGCCCGCTGCGATCTGCTGACGCGGCCGCTGCCCTTCGACGAGTGGGCCCGCGGCGCCGCGGCGACCGCGATCCAGTCCTTCATCGGCGGCCCGGTACGCGGCACGGGATGA